GGGGGGCGCTCGGCATGCTCTGGGCAGCCCATCTCCTGGTGGCGCACTGGCTCTACCGATGGCTGCCCCCGCGCCACGACACGGCGGGCCCCTGGAGCCAGGAGATCGCCGTCGCCACCTGGATGGTGGCCATCGTGGCGCTTTCCGAACTGGCCCGTGTGCGCCGCGAGCAGTGGGCCCGAGACCGTGCCGAACGCGCCCAGGCGAGCAAGCGGCGCGCCGACGAAGAGCGCCTGCGGATCGCCCGCGAACTGCATGACGTGCTGGCACACAGCATCTCGGTGATCAACGTCCAGGCCGGGGTCGGCCTCGCACTGCTCGACACCGATCCCGAGCAGGCACGCACGGCGCTCACCACCATCAAGGCCGCCAGCAAGGAGGCGCTGGGCGAGGTCCGCCAGGTGCTCGACACGTTGCGCGCCCCCGGCGACGCGCCGCGCGCCCCCGCGCCGGGCCTGGACCGGCTGCCGGAACTGGTCGAGCAGGCGGCGAGCGCGGGCCTGACGGTCGCCGTCGATACGCGCGGCGCGCACCGGGACCTGCCCCCGGGCACCGATCTCGCCGCGTTCCGCATCGTGCAGGAGGCCCTCACCAATGTCGTACGGCATTCGGGGTCGCGCCACGCGCGCGTGCTGGTCGACTACAGGGCGGGCGTCCTGACGCTTCGTGTCGACGACGACGGGCCCGCGACCGGCGCGGACGCCGGCGGCAGCGGCAACGGACTCGCCGGAATGCGCGAGCGGGCCGCCGCCCTGGGTGGCACGATCGAGGCGGGCCCGCGGGACGACGGAGGGTTCCGGGTGTCGGCGCTGCTGCCCGTGAAGACCAAGGAGGACCAGTGATCCGCGTACTGCTCGCCGACGACCAGTCGCTGGTCCGCGCCGGCTTCAAGGCGCTGCTCGGCGCCCAGCCGGACATCGAGGTGGCCGCGGAGGCCGCCGACGGCGAGGAGGCGGTGCGCAAGGTGCGCGAACTGCGCCCCGACGTCGTCTTGATGGACATCCGCATGCCCCTGCTCGACGGCCTCGCCGCGACCCGTCGCATCACCGACGACGCGGACCTGAAGGACGTCAAGGTGGTCATGCTCACCACCTTCGAACTGGACGAGTACGTCTTCGAGGCGATCCGCTCGGGTGCCTCCGGCTTCCTGGTCAAGGACACCGAGCCGGAGGAACTCCTGCGCGCGGTACGGGCGGTGGTCGAGGGCGACGCGCTGCTCTCACCGGGCGTCACCCGGCGGCTGATCTCCGAGTTCGCGGCCCGCTCCAAGGAGCCCGCTCTCGCGCAGTCGCTGGGCGAACTCACCGAGCGGGAACGGGAGGTGATGGCTCTGGTCGGCATCGGTCTGTCCAACGACGAGATCGCCCGGCGCCTGGTCGTGAGCCCGCTCACGGCCAAGACGCATGTGAGCCGCACCATGGTCAAGCTGGGCGCCCGTGACCGGGCCCAACTGGTCGTGCTGGCCTACGAGTCGGGCTTGGTGCGGCCGGGCTGGCTGGGCTGAGCGGTCCGGCGGAAGCGCACCAGGACGATCACGACGACCGCGAGGAAGACGACGATCGCGCTCAGCGCGCCGATCGGGCGCAGCAGGTCGTGCCGCGAGCGCAGGGATCCGAAAAGCATGGGAAGCACTTCGGATACGCCGAAGAACGCGGCCCCGGCCAGGACGCTCGCGGCGAACAGCGCGTAGCCGATCTCGACCGTCTCCGCGTCCTCTTCGGCCTTCGTTCGTCTCCCCATGCCGCCCCCCCCATGCCACGAGTGTCACGGCGGCGCGTCCGGCGGGCAAGGAACTGCCCACCGGACGCGCGGAGTTGAGGCAGAGGATCAGTCGCGGACCGCCACGGGCGCCACTTCCGCCTCATCCAGCACGGAAGTGCCGCCTTCCGGCGCGGACTTGGCGACCACGATCGACTCCTGCGGGCGCCGGGTCCGCAGCCCCGTGAGCGAGATCAGCAGTCCGACGAGCGCGATGCCCGTCACCACGATCAGACCGGGCCGGTAGCTGTCGAGGACGGCCTGCGGCGAGGGGTTCTCGGGGGAGTGGGCGGTGACGACGGCCGTCACGACGGCCAGGAACAGCGCGCCGCCCACCTGGACCGAGGTGTTGAGCAGGCCCGAGACCATGCCCTGCTCATGGTCGTCCACGCCGTTGGTGGCCTGGATGTTGAGCGAGGGGAAGACCAGCGCGCAGGCCGCGCCGATCAGCAGCATCGACGGCAGGATCACCGCCGCGTACACCGGATCCAGGTCGACGCGCAGGAACAGCGCGTAGCCGACGACCATCAGGGCGAAGCCCGCCGCGAGCAGCCGCTGCGTCCCGAACCGGTCGACGACGGCGCCCACCTTGGTGGAGGACAGTGCGACCAGCGCGCCCGCGGGCAGGAAGGCGAGCGCGGTGTGCAGCGCCGACCAGCCCAGCAGCGATTGCATGTACAGCGTCACCAGGAACTGGAAGCCGACGTACGAGCCGAAGAACGCCATCGCGCCGAGCTGGGCCCGGATCTGGCTGCCGGAACGCAGCACCCCGAGCCGGATCAGCGGGCTCGGGCTGCGCCGCTCGACGGCCACGAAGACCGTGAGCAGGACGGCGACCGCGAGGAAGGAGAGCAGGGTGCGGGCCGACGCCCAGCCTGCCTCCGGGGCCTGTACGACGGTGAACACGAGCAGCAGCATCGATGCCGTGCCGAGGATGGCGCCGGGGATGTCGTAGCCGTTGTGGTCCTTCTCGCGTTCGCTGCGCGGGAGGAGCTTCAGCCCGGCGAACAGGGCGATCAGCGCGATGGGCGCGGGCAGCAGCATGGTCAGGCGCCAACTGGCCTCGGTGAGCAGCCCGGACAGCACCAGGCCCATCGAGAAGCCGGTGGCCGCGCAGGTGGTGTAGATCGAGAGGGCGCGGTTGCGCAGCGGGCCCTCGGCGAAGGTCGTGGTGATGATGGACAGGCCCGCCGGTGCGGTGAAGGCCGCGCTCAGGCCCTTGATGAAGCGGCTCGCGATCAGCAGCGGACCCGAGTCGACGAGGCCGCCGAGCAGCGAGGCGAGCGCGAAGACGCCCAGGGCCACCAGGAAGACCTGGCGGCGGCCCAGCAGGTCGGCGGTGCGTCCGCCGAGCAGGAGCAGTCCGCCGTATCCCAGGATGTAGCCGCTGACGATCCATTGGAGCGTCGAGGTCGAGAGATTGAGTTCGGAACCGATGGACGGCAGGGCGACGCCGACCATCGACACGTCCAGCGCGTCCAGGAACATCGCGGCGCAGAGCACCAGGAGGGTGCCCCACAGTCGTGGGGTCCAGCGTCCCTCGGACGCGGGGGTGGTGAGCGGAGAGGTCATGCCGGAGAGACTACATGCGTATGCATGCAATGCAAATGCATTTAATTCCGATGCAACAAAGACGATTCTTTGCTACCGTGCGCCCATGGTGAAGACCGACGCCGAGCAGGGGCTCGTGAACCAGTGGCGCGACATCCTCGCGGTGCACGCCCGCACCCTGTGCGAGCTCGACCGCGAGCTGCACCGACACGGCCTGGGCGCCAGCGACTTCGAGGTGCTGGACGTGCTTGCCGAGAGCGCGCCGGACGGCGACAGCTCCTACCGCGTCCAGGAGATCTCCGAGCGCGTCCACCTGAGCCAGAGCGCCCTGTCCCGCCTGATCGGCCGCCTGGAGAAGGACGGCCTCGTGACGCGCTGCATGTGCCCCGAGGACCGGCGCGGTGTGCGCGTCGCGCTCACTCCGAAGGGCCGGGACCTGCACGGTGAGGTGCTGCCGGTGCAGCGCGCGGTGCTGACGCGGATGCTGGTGGACGGCCCGGCCGGCTGATTCTCCGGTCGGCTGGTCCTCCGGTCGGCCGGTCGGTCGCAGAAGCTCAGCTTCAGGTGACCGCGGACTTCTCCCGCCACAGGGCGGCGAGCGCGGCGTCCCCCGTCAGGCTCGGGAAGGGCAGCCGGTTCCACAGCGACAGATACAACCGCGCGGCCGGTCCGGCCAGTTCGCAGTCCGCGTCACCGGCGGCGTCCCGCGTGGTCACGGGGGCCTCCTGCGACAGACGCACGGTCCACACCACATCCTCGGCCGCGTCCAGCGCCCGCAGCCGCAGCACGCGCGGCTCCTCCGTGCGCACCCGGCTCCTGTCGCGGGCATGGAAACCGTTCAGCAGCTCGTCGATCCCGTCCAGGGCGAAGTCCGTGGCGATCGCGGTGGGCGCCTCGGGGAGCGCCGACTCCGCGTCGACCCGGTGCACGGTCGTCTCGTGCGCCTGGCGCCGCGCCCAGAAGGCCAGTGGCGAGGGTGCCGACAGGAAGCTCCAGCACTCCACGTCGGCGGGGGCGTTGGAAAGCGTGTCGACGAGTCGACGGTGACCCTCCCGGAACCAGTCCAGCAGTTCGGCACCGTCGAGATCCGGCAGACCGCCGTCGGGATGGTACGAGGTGTGCCCCTCGGCGACGAACGCCGCCGCCCAGCGGTGCACCATGCCCGTGTGCCGCACCAGTTCGCGTACCTGCCAGCCGGGACAGGTCGCCACCTTCGCATCGGTCCCCGCCCGCTCGGCGGCCTCGGCCATCAACCGGCCCTCCCGGTCGAGGGTTGCCACGAACTCCGCAATCTCCATGCGGTGAGTCTGCCGGATCGAGTGCGCTCCAGGGCAAGGAAGGATCAGGAAGGGTACGGCCGAACCCGCAAGGAACCGCGACCGCGGGAGTCGGACTGAGGGCCCGCTGCGCAACCGGGCCACGCGTCTCCGCGTCTCCAGGGGCGTCCGCAAGATCGAGAACGCCTGCGAAGGGGCTCACATGACCGCAACGGCCGACCGCTATCTCTACCTCGCACGACACGCGGAGGCGACCGCCGACGAGAGCGGCCTGACGGAGAGCGGACGCCGTCAGGCGACCCTCCTCGGTGACCGTCTTCGGGAAAGTCCCGTCTCGGTGATCCACCACGGCCCGCTCGCACGGGCGCAGGAGACCGCCGAGTTGGTGCACGGCCGACTCGACAGGGCAGACCTGCGGATGTCGAAGGCGGCCGGCGACTACATCCCGTACATGCCCGAACCCGGCGAGATCACCGCCGAGTCCGGTGCTGCCACCGTCGCACGCCTTGCCGAATTCCCGGCCGAGGAGCGGGAGTTGGGCCCCGCCTTGGCGCAGGAGGCGCTCGACCGGTTCACCGGGCCCGTCGAAGGCGGCGAGCCGCGCCACGAGTTGGTGGTCACCCACAACTTCCTGGTCGGCTGGATCGTCCGGGCCGCCCTGGACGCCCCGAATTGGCGCTGGGTCGCCCTCAACCACGCCAACGCCGCGCTGACGGTGATCCGTTACGCCCCCGGCCGCCCCGCCTCCGTCCTCCTGTACAACGACACGGGCCACTTGCCCGCCGCGCTGCGCTGGACGGGATTCCCTCCGGAACTCCGGGTCTAGTGCGCCTCCGCCGGCGTGTTGTCGTGGTGCGGTCGGCGGGCCAGCAGCACGCTGGCGACGATGGTCCAGAGTCCCGCCAGCATGAAGGCGAAGAATCCGACCCAGGGGATGAAGACCAGCACACCGAGGGCGACGGCGGCCCAGCCCAGCCAGAGAGGCAGGGCGGTGGAGGCGGCGCGGACGGTGGCCAGTCCGGCGCCCAGCAGCAACAGCCCCATTCCGCCGACGAACGGGATGAAGAAGTCCTCGCTGAGCGCGTTGAGGGCCTGGAGCGTGGCGTCGCGCGCGGACGACTTGTCCGCGAGGTCGACCAGGGCCAGGTTGATGGCGGCCCCGGTCCAGAAGCCCGCGGCGATCAGCACGCCACCGGCCATGACCACCCGGCGCAGCCAGTCACCGTGGGACGAGTCACTGCGAATGGCACGGGCCAGATAGGCGGCGAAGAAGACGAACAGAGCCCCGGCGATGACCAGCAGGTACAGACTCACCGCTGTCCGTCCCTGGTGGGCGTCGTAGAACGATCCGACCTCGCGGCCAGTGGCGTCGACGTCCGGTGTGTCGCCGGTCAGAAGAAAACCGACGACGGTCAGAACCACGGCCAGCAGGCCGGTCAAAGGTGCGACGCGCATGGGAGACCTCCTACCCCCTACAGGGCATTCCCCTCCTCTTCCAGGCTCCCAGCCATCCCCTCACTCCGCCATTCGAGTGATCTTTGTGAGGTGTCAGCCGACCGCCGCGCACCGGGTGACTTTGTTGCAGGTCACCCGCGATGTGGGACCCATCGCGGCGGGGGCCTCGTCGGGCATGTCGGTCAGGCGGTGCGTTGTCGAGTGCTCTCCAAGAGGCGCTGAGTTCGTGTGCGGGTGAAGGCCAGGATCATGTGTGACCGCCCGGCCGTGGTGCTGAGAGGGTGGAAGCCGCCGCAAGCGGGTGACGGCGCTGATCCCGTCCGGAGGCCGGGCCCTGTCCGGTCGGCCGGTCTGCGGCC
Above is a genomic segment from Streptomyces sp. R21 containing:
- a CDS encoding histidine kinase, yielding MDEQRARRGGGPRRAWGGPPAQWRPGGWQGPPWHRRDGADEDTSPRWPWPTTLLLTVFVLVGSNFASHAQSDREQLDFLARALLVAGSGLLLWRHRHPVLVVYGTAACAMLYLGAGYPYGPVFLTVAVGCFSAVLAGHRRAAWGALGMLWAAHLLVAHWLYRWLPPRHDTAGPWSQEIAVATWMVAIVALSELARVRREQWARDRAERAQASKRRADEERLRIARELHDVLAHSISVINVQAGVGLALLDTDPEQARTALTTIKAASKEALGEVRQVLDTLRAPGDAPRAPAPGLDRLPELVEQAASAGLTVAVDTRGAHRDLPPGTDLAAFRIVQEALTNVVRHSGSRHARVLVDYRAGVLTLRVDDDGPATGADAGGSGNGLAGMRERAAALGGTIEAGPRDDGGFRVSALLPVKTKEDQ
- a CDS encoding response regulator, producing MIRVLLADDQSLVRAGFKALLGAQPDIEVAAEAADGEEAVRKVRELRPDVVLMDIRMPLLDGLAATRRITDDADLKDVKVVMLTTFELDEYVFEAIRSGASGFLVKDTEPEELLRAVRAVVEGDALLSPGVTRRLISEFAARSKEPALAQSLGELTEREREVMALVGIGLSNDEIARRLVVSPLTAKTHVSRTMVKLGARDRAQLVVLAYESGLVRPGWLG
- a CDS encoding DUF6332 family protein — its product is MGRRTKAEEDAETVEIGYALFAASVLAGAAFFGVSEVLPMLFGSLRSRHDLLRPIGALSAIVVFLAVVVIVLVRFRRTAQPSQPGRTKPDS
- a CDS encoding MFS transporter; the protein is MTSPLTTPASEGRWTPRLWGTLLVLCAAMFLDALDVSMVGVALPSIGSELNLSTSTLQWIVSGYILGYGGLLLLGGRTADLLGRRQVFLVALGVFALASLLGGLVDSGPLLIASRFIKGLSAAFTAPAGLSIITTTFAEGPLRNRALSIYTTCAATGFSMGLVLSGLLTEASWRLTMLLPAPIALIALFAGLKLLPRSEREKDHNGYDIPGAILGTASMLLLVFTVVQAPEAGWASARTLLSFLAVAVLLTVFVAVERRSPSPLIRLGVLRSGSQIRAQLGAMAFFGSYVGFQFLVTLYMQSLLGWSALHTALAFLPAGALVALSSTKVGAVVDRFGTQRLLAAGFALMVVGYALFLRVDLDPVYAAVILPSMLLIGAACALVFPSLNIQATNGVDDHEQGMVSGLLNTSVQVGGALFLAVVTAVVTAHSPENPSPQAVLDSYRPGLIVVTGIALVGLLISLTGLRTRRPQESIVVAKSAPEGGTSVLDEAEVAPVAVRD
- a CDS encoding MarR family winged helix-turn-helix transcriptional regulator — translated: MVKTDAEQGLVNQWRDILAVHARTLCELDRELHRHGLGASDFEVLDVLAESAPDGDSSYRVQEISERVHLSQSALSRLIGRLEKDGLVTRCMCPEDRRGVRVALTPKGRDLHGEVLPVQRAVLTRMLVDGPAG
- a CDS encoding maleylpyruvate isomerase family mycothiol-dependent enzyme, which codes for MEIAEFVATLDREGRLMAEAAERAGTDAKVATCPGWQVRELVRHTGMVHRWAAAFVAEGHTSYHPDGGLPDLDGAELLDWFREGHRRLVDTLSNAPADVECWSFLSAPSPLAFWARRQAHETTVHRVDAESALPEAPTAIATDFALDGIDELLNGFHARDRSRVRTEEPRVLRLRALDAAEDVVWTVRLSQEAPVTTRDAAGDADCELAGPAARLYLSLWNRLPFPSLTGDAALAALWREKSAVT
- a CDS encoding histidine phosphatase family protein, whose translation is MTATADRYLYLARHAEATADESGLTESGRRQATLLGDRLRESPVSVIHHGPLARAQETAELVHGRLDRADLRMSKAAGDYIPYMPEPGEITAESGAATVARLAEFPAEERELGPALAQEALDRFTGPVEGGEPRHELVVTHNFLVGWIVRAALDAPNWRWVALNHANAALTVIRYAPGRPASVLLYNDTGHLPAALRWTGFPPELRV